The stretch of DNA AATAATCTGATGCACACAAAACATGTGcaatatttcatattttctatTAGGGCAAAACTGTTGATAATAGTAAGCCATGCATTAGATTTTAAATAAAATGTTCATTCTGTCTGTACAACTAGTCATAACCAGACGTGTTTTACTAACGTAGTAACCattaggttatgggcccaggtaCCATAGCTACGGACAAACAAgcgtgaaaattttttttttttgaagaacattATTTCAAGATGTCTCTTGCTGGAGCTGGAAGCGGAAGTTCCGGAACCGGAAGCGGACATGGCGGGGACGGAAATGGACGAAATTTCGGAGATAGAGGAAGATCGACCGGCAGTGGAGGGATTTCGCTGCCAGCCATGGAACGTCTTCGAGGCCGAGAAAACTATTCTTCATGGGCATTCGCGACCAAAATGCTGTTAATCCGTGAGGAAACTTGGGACGCTGTGAATGCACCGGAAGAAGGTGATCCGGAAAACGAGAGGTCGCTGAGAGCACTAGCTACGATATGCCTCAGTATTGAACCGATCAATTATAGCCTGGTCCAGTCGGCAAGCACAGCGAAACAAGCATGGGGTAACCTCAAGAAAGCCTTCCAGGATGACGGGATGACTCGGAGGATTGGGTTACTTCGTAAGTTGACCAGTATTCGCCTGGGAGACTATTCCACTGTTGAAGCGTACGTAAACGAGATGATGTGTACGAGTCATAAGCTGAGTGAAGCAGGATTCAAGGTTGACGATGAATGGTTGGCCAGTCTGTTGCTGATGGGACTCCCCGAGGTATATGAACCAATGATAATGGGCCTCGAGGCATCAGGAAGGAAAATCACAGCGGATTCGGTAAAGGCCAAGATACTTCAAGACGTCAAGGTTTCCAGCGATTCAAGCTCAAGCGGACATGATGGTGCGTTTTACTCCCAGCAGCGGAAAGGATCCAAGTCATTCAATAAGGCCAACGTGAAATGCTACAAGTGCAAGCGATTGGGGCATTACGCGGCGGAATGTCCTGTAAAGGATGAGAAGCAGAAAAAGGTCAAATCCGACAAGCATACTGCATTCATGATAACGCAATCGTCAGCCAAGCGCGATGTGAGCTGGATATTCGATTCGGGTGCTACTTCACACATGTGCAACGGTGAAGTTACTTTGGAAGATGCTAAAGAAGTCCAGCAGCGAATCAGCGTGGCGAATAATGCTGTGTCGATGGTAGACGCCGTTGGCAGCGTGAAGATTGAAGCTGATGTCGGCAATGGCACGTGTAACGTTACTTTGTCCAACGTGTTGAGTATTCCCGACTTGGCAATCAATTTGATATCGGTGAGTAAGATATGCAGTAATGGCCATTCGATTACATTCACCAAGGATGCATGTGAGGTGCGATCGGCTTCCAACGAGGTAGTGGCCATTGGACGAGAAAGCAGCGGACTCTACAAACTTTGTTTGGTGAATGAACGTGTTTCGTATGTGGTCAAGGAAGAAAATGGCATGGTGCTGTGGCACCGAAGGATGGGGCATTTGAACGTGCACAGTTTGAAGATGCTTCGGTCCATAGCAACAGGAATCGATTTCGTTGATGCAGAGGTACAGTCATGTGTTGCGTGCTTGCAGGGCAAGCATTCTCGTCGCCCCTTCAAGAAGAGTGGAAACCGCGCAGGAGAAGTTCTGGAATTGATCCACAGTGATCTATGCGGCCCGATGGAGAACGTGTCAATCGGTGGTAGCCGGTATTTTCTAACGTTCATTGATGACAGCAGCCGCAAAattcatgtgtatttttttgaagTCGAAGAAGCAAGTGTTGCAGTATTTCCAAGACTTCAAATCGATGGTGGAGAACCAAACCGGCAAAAGAATCAAGCGCTTACGGACGGATAATGGCACAGAGTATGTGAATGGAGAGATGGAGAATTTTCTTCGCAAATCCGGGATTCATCATGAAGTCACGGTGCCGTACAACCCAGAGCAGAACGGGTTAGCGGAGAGAGCGAACCGTACGATCGTCGAGCGGGCACGATGTCTGTTGTTTGATGCCAACCTGGAAAAACGCTTCTGGGCGGAAGCTGTGTCAACTGCTGCGTTCCTGGCGAATCGATCACCAACGAAAGGCTTACGAGTGACCCCGGAGGAACGGTTCAGCGGTGTGAGACCAGACCTGTCCAAATTACGTGTGTTTGGAGCAAAAGTAATGTGCCATGTTCCGAAGGCGAAGCGATTGAAGTGGGATGCAAAATCCGAAGATGGCATATTTGTTGGATATTCCGAGCATTCGAAGGGCCTGCGAGTGTTCAATCCTAGGACTGGAAAAGTATTTGTGTCTCGTGACGTCGTCTTCGTGAGCGAAGCTAGCGGAAATGCCATGCAGATGTCGGAAGCTGAACCTGTGAATGAAATGATGGAATTAATGAGTGAAGAGATCGTTGAAGGTAATGAAGCTATCGGCTTGCCAACTGGTTCCACCGAAGGCAAtgatgaaaatcaaaaagaCCTGTCATCAGAGGACGATTTGGATGACGAGACGGATTACGACAGCGCGAATGATAGTATCGAGACAATTCGGACAACATCACCTGCGCTCCCCTCGCAACAAGAAGAGCAGCGATATGCTGTCAGGCGCAGCGAGCGGGAGCGCCGTATTCCAGGCAAGTACTATAATTTCGATTTGACGTATAGTGTACTTCCTGAAACGTTTGTTGAATCTCAGGTAATCGGCAATGAGCGGGAAACCGAGCCGCAGACGGTCGGTCAAGCAATGGAGGCCGACGATCAAGAGCTGTGGCGTGAGGCTATGGAAGCTGAGATGCAGGCGTTGAGAAGCAACAAGACGTGGAAGTTAACAGAGCTACCAGCGGAAAGAAAAGTTTTGAAGTGCAAGTGGGTCTTCAAGCGGAAATTCAACTCGGACGGATCTGTGCAGAAGTATAAGGCAAGGCTCGTCATAAAAGGGTTCTCGCAAGTCAAGGGAGTCGACTATAACGAGACGTATTCACCGGTGGTGAGACTCGCAAGCATTCGATTTCTGTTGGCACTGTCAGCGCAGCAGGATATGCGTATACACCAAATGGATGCCGTTACAGCGTTTCTTCAGGGAGAGTTGTCCGACGAAGAAATCTATATGGAGCAACCTGAAGGATTCGTTGATAGGAAGTCTCCGAAGAAAGTTTGTCGTCTGCTGAAGGCTCTGTATGGATTGAAGCAAGCGAGTCGTGTCTGGAACACGAAATTGGATGCGGAGCTGAAGCGTATGGGTTTGAAGCGATCTAGCTTCGATCCGTGCGTATACTTCAAGATCGAAGGAAATACTATTCTGGTGGTCGCTGTATACGTGGACGATTTCTTGCTGTTCTCGACGGATCAAGATTGGATCGACACCGTGAAGAAGCAACTGATGACGAAGTTCCACATGAAAGACCTAGGAGAGGCCAAGCGGGTTCTCGGCATGCGAATCACCAGAAGTAAGGACGCTGTTATGCTGGATCAAGAAAGGTATGTGGAGGAACTACTGGAGCAATTCAACATGACCAATTGCAACACAGTGTCGATACCCATGGACCCACATCAGCGATTGACGGAAGCAGGACCAAGAACGGAAGAACAGAAGCAACAAATGGAAAAGGTTCCGTTTCGTGAATTGGTGGGAGGATTGCAGTTTTTGGCGCACTGCACACGGCCGGATATCGCTTATGCCGTAAACGCAGTGAGCAGTTTCAACAGTGATCCTAACGAGATACACTGGGAAGCGGCTAAAAGAATTCTCCGGTACCTGAAGGGCACAAAATCCAAGAAGCTGACTTTCCACAAGCAAGCTGAACCATCGTTCGAAGGATATAGTGACGCGGATTGGGGCAACGATTTGGAAACTCGTCGTTCTGTCACAGGGTATACCTTTCAGTACGGTGGCGGATCAGTGGCGTGGAGTTGTAGGCGACAACCAACAGTGGCTTTGTCCACAACTGAAGCGGAATACATGGCTCTATCAGGTGCAACACAGGAAGCTGTTTGGTGGCGTGGTTTTCTCAACGAGATGTTTCAGATTGATGTTACTGTCCCGATCTTCTGCGATAATCAAAGCGCAATCTGCTTGGCGGAAAAGGAGATCGGTTATTCACCTCGAAGCAAACACATCGATCTAAGGCACCACTTTGTACGCGAACAACTGGAATCCAAGGCGATCTTGTTGCATCACGTGAAGTCCGAGCTCCAGAAGGCGGATGTTCTTACCAAACCCATTCCGGTAGGCCGTCATACTGAAGCAGTGAAGAATCTTGGAATTCAACAAATTCATGGTTAAGGAGGGGATGTTGATAATAGTAAGCCATGAATTAGATTTTAAATAAAATGTTCATTCTGTCTGTACAACTAGTCATAACCAGACGTGTTTTACTAACGAAGTAACCATTAAAAACACAGGTTCCATGTTAGATCATGTTCCATAATGGTTCAATCCagcagcgatttttttttcaattttcactaaCAAACAATTATACAAACAATTATGATAACACGTACACgtaataggccaaacaatggattgaaagaaacgaaaaaacatttttttcaacttgccGCCACTAGaagatttcttcttcttcttggatggcactaacgttccagtggaacttttgccttctcaacgtagcactacttgcgtcatttttataagtagtacttggttgagacttctatgccgaaaaacacgccttgaatgtactctgtagaggcaagctctagaatacgcgtgaccacagtgcaagccggaagaattttctttgacgaaaaatctcccgaccagaacgggaatcgaacccgaactcccggcatgacagtgtgggacgctaaccacttggccacgggagcactaaaaGATTTCATGTTTACCTTATTCATGAATCGctccagcttcccccagattttttctgataatctggaagtatatgaatgttacgcgaaattgaaagaatacatgaaattgaaaatatatagttttgcctTCAAAACTACGttaatctaatttaattttgaacctaaaattgagtatacattaacaaaataaacccagtGTTACATGTATTTTGCTCATAAATCataatatcgttttatttttcttacaagcgttctcgttatatttatccattccgcccagcgcaaatcagttcagctgcaatCGTTGGTTCGCAAACAGTTTGCACTTGTTTACACTttgttctcaaacagttcactctcaatcagttttatacccatacagttcactcgcaaacagttcgttctcaaccagttcgttcacaaacggaacagttcactctcaatcagttcgctctcaaacagttcactcgcaaaccgttctttcggaatcggttggggagaactaccgttctttgaaaaagaacgaccgttcgttcagtcttttcggcgaactagttctttcgtaccgttcgtgaacggtttgacCATctctagctttcaccatctagaacacaagtgacaaatatacttgtttttccccgtgacgtgacattaacgtggtattcataatagcaccgagttcatcaaagttgtcacgacggatgaacccggattctacacacacggtggcagtcgtaataacgttgtatacaattcacttccttTTCACCGTGAGGTGACGTTCGTGATTAGGCCCATTGGATTGAATCTCCTACAAGAACAACAGTGTAGGTTTTggtcaatgtttttgtttggccaTTTTTCGATTTgttgtcattttccggaaaacggaaaaaaaactattcttgAAGATTGGGGATTCTGTAACATCAATAATCAAAATAACACCAATAGCTtttgttataaaaaatattttttacaactcgttaatgggttaagtgCATTTCTAGTAAAAGTCAATGGCATTTCCAATTCTTTGTATTTATTTACTGTCCTCGATCTCATTGAGGGAAATTGAAATGGATTGACTGAGGTCTATTTTGGCTCAAGCGGCAATATTTTCCTCCGGTAAAACTGTTCCCCCGGGAATCTTCACTGCGTCCGTTTTACATTTGTTTCCGATCTCCTGGTGACCTTTTTTGCTTTTCTTGTACTGTTCCACTTTTTTCCATGCATAATCAAACGGATATTCCACGGGTTTGAAGTGGTCCGGGGTGTTGTCGTCGACGGCTGCAACAATGTGGGCCGGCTGTCCTTTCATGTGGATTCGTTCCAAAATGGTCGCGTTGTGGGTCAAAGGATCCAGCCCAGTTATGTGGAAAAATAGATCCTCTTTGCTTTTCACCCCAGTGACTCCTTTCTTGCTGAAAAACTAAAGTTTGATGATGAGTAAAACTTGTACGTTACAATAAACCTGTTTTCAAAATTACAGTACTAATGTTGTCACAATCTCGCATCAAAAATTCTAGCGCTCCTGGGTGACCAGGCTCAACGGATTGGGCCACATCGATTATCCAACATTGTTCATTAAACCACAGAATATTGTATTCGGAGAAATCCGCATGCACTAAGCGGGCTTCATTGTACagtttgtgcataatttcaacGATTTCTTCATATGCACAAATCAATTGTGCCTCATTTAGGTCAGCTTCCTTGAGCTTAGGAGCTGGAATCGAGTTCTCTCCAATGAATGACATCAccagaatgttattttttagcGTAACGATCTCCGGGCAAAGGATGCCGTATTTCTTCATGCGATTTAGATTGTGTAATTCCTTCTCGGCCCACATATTGATGACAGTTTTTGCGTTTTGTTTCGAAAATCTGCCAGCAAAGCGGAAGTCATCCTTGATGTATCGGTCCCTTTGCTTGAATTGATTCAACGTCGTGctgaaaattttaattgcaatctcCGTTGGATAAACTTCGCCTTCCTTCAAATTTGGATTTGTTGGGTCGGTTTGTCCGTGCAGAATGACTGCTTCTTTTCCAGTGGAAATAATTCCGTCGATCGAGTCCAAAAGTTGATTGTTAATCCACTTATACAAAATCAATCGAGTCGGTTCATCCAGACCCATTTCAGCGGTAGCAATATTCTCCTTCCGGTcatgtgctttgttatgcttcttgttcgattttttcgagtgGGTCTTTAGCTGATTGAACACAGTGTTGGAAAGTTTCATATCAAATCCTGCTCCATCTCCGGTGGAGAACTCCGGCGGGAAGGACATTACTTTGCATGCGTTTTTTCTTCCAGAAATGTCCGAATTGTGCTTTGTAACCATTTCGCCTTGCTTGTTGACTTTGTATCCCGTCCGAGGGATTCCTTTCAACTCTTTCTCATTGGTCTCGAATCTATCCCAATCAGTTTTCGCGTCGAGGGGTTTTTCCTCCGCCTCATCATACAGCAGACCTTCCGGTATCATTCTGtagttcttcaaagaaattttaaCTCGGGAATTTTTATTTCGATGGTCTTCTTCTCGCTTTAATTCACCGTCATATTCGTAATCAAATTGGGCTTGTAGGAGCTTGGCAATTTCCGCGTCTGACTCTACTTGCTTGTTATCTGCTTCCTCGATTGCGCGTAGCACATCTTCGGGAATCGTTGCCTCTGCACTCCCACATGCTGTAATGAAACTGAATATTTTGCTGAAATCGACAAGTCATTGAGAAAATAACACAAGTCCCTTTAGCATACCTTTCGTCGACCTCAGAACCACTTCCTACCGCGCTTGAGTTATAGCTCCTCGAACATCCGGCCACTGTATCGTTTGCATTGTTGATTCTGAAACTTTCCGAAAGCCTCCTTTCTGATATCTGATTTTTATCCCGTTCATGAAGATCACGGGCAAATTCTTCAGACATGATTTCACTGAAGTCAACAGTTTCCACTgattttatttttccccatggtgaagacatttttgAGCAACTGAAAATTTGGAAGCCAAATcagaaataataaataacaaatacgaATTCTTTTCGACGAAATGTTATGAAATAAATACGAGTGACCAATGTATTGCTTTTGTAACTATTCGATTGCAAAACATGTCTCAACATGTGTTTGGTCGTCTATAGATGATGCTACGGTTGGAGTACAGCTTGATGCActcacagaaaaaaataaataaaaaatattgattaatttattgacgtaggaccacgtcTTTCATTGAGCGTGTTAAATCAGAGAacaggtcacgattttatgaaattaaCATTAACGACTATTTTTGCTGAGAACtcgattttgacgatttgcatatCACTCGacttcggaaattctctaagatttgttaaatatgctgtacattacaatcccctggtgtgtcaagtgtttaaattgatgaaaactagaagtattcccaggaggcgatctggtgtagtggtaacatccatacctctcacacaGAGATCACTtgctcaattctcactcccgacattcttccaaaaatggaagtaaaagtgacgaaccagccgaaaagtgttgaaaatcactataatagaagcattcccatttttccatacatttgttctgtccatttgagtgcttgtctaaccgtgctgtcaataatgggcaacttatgcagccgtgaaaataaaaacaatgaaGAGGATAATAAAAGGAGAATACTGCCGCTAGGCTATAAACGTTTCatctattccctattccctattccagaagacgagcgctcgtctcgtttgtttccaTATTCCAGAAGCTGAGCTCGACTAAAgactagtgatgaaacggatagtagtttggtgGGATATACGGCTGTTTATTTGCGAAGACGAAACTGGGAGAAACTGCATCTTTGCATGAAGCTAATAAAAGATTACATTTTAAAAACTGAACCCACATatgaaccagcccaggaggctgaaagtctcaaaaataaagaattgaaaaaaatacattttagggagaaataaacacatctttacacaaaaataattaactaTTACTAAATTCTCCGTATAGAATGAACATTCCTTAATAGAGTatcaagtgttctgcaagaaaTATTGAACACATTTTTGTCTGTCAAGGATTTTTTACTACAATGATGAAATTATTGTAATAATGTTCATACTGATCGAGTTAAAGTAAGTACTACAAATTTAAGTAAGctgaaaatttctacttcatattgtttgattacccaacacatgtagtcctgacactcacttaaccttttgtcgatgcatttcctgtttggtccacaaataattactattataatataaaatcattatcagacacaatatGTTCAATATGTTTTTGCTATTTCGGAAATAAACcttttatttcatcacataaaataaaaaaacgatacgttaaagtgaatttttattcataattttgattttgaaagcatgtttattccaccagaatatccatcattattttcgcctcccaatgaaagcacacgaagcttaatgccgtctacgcgaacATACACTTCAAAATCAGAAGCCGAATTGGATTTCGATTCCAATAATAGAAAAGCAAGAGCAGAAGGTTTTCcatttcatagtctttatttttagattttccaaaacaatactcggaacttgacacttcagtatagttgtattggtgaacccgagtgcgaacccgtgaaacatctcagtgcgaaactaacagttttcgggttgaacctagtgcgaaactaggttgaaactgagtgaataaaaaacgttttgacagcagttagtttgGCACTGgtgttgaaactgaacaaaaacgaattcgctatgaaTTAAACCTGATAcgtggcaaatgaaaataatagtcaTCGTCgcatttaggaaaaaaaatctcattgctaacgaaatcgactgttatgcgaaaacatttcgaatggaTCGCAATCACGTTCCTTACGTTTGGTAGTAATTAAGCTCTAAGCAGTACTCTATTGGCAAGGTTCGTAAGAGTTTATCGTTCAGCTCCTTACAGTAGTGTTCACAAAGAAAGATTGTTCCTAAAGCTGGCCTGGTGaacgaagcaaagcgtaatcggtcggttaaagtgcgattcacatacaacatccacatcacgttcacgttccgtcccgtcacgttgcgtcaattatctttccaagcagttcttatgcaaacattcacatacaccggcaacggcaacttcgacttgccgttgctggtgtatgtgaatgcttcaacaagaattgcatggaagaataattgacgcaacgtgacgtgacggaacgtgaacgtgacgtggatgttgtatgtgaatcgcacttaacacgttgactgctaCGTCAGTCTCCGTGACTGATGCAGTCTGAGCGAAAACgcggtgtcagtcaccggtgctgacagtataacatatgatagcAAATGTAACTAATATAAACATATAAGCTTATATtcattccctttcgaacaaaaataccttccactacgataagaaacgatggcctTTATACGTTTAAAAATGTCGATAGAGTCGCTATTAAACCGTGgcacttaacgtgttaaataatccataataaaagtaatagtgttaaaaattaatgatatatattaatattgatcttatattgaataaaatatgatttatcttgttttattgagaagttattgatatttttctaatatccggtatccggcagGATAGTAAGTCACTATTCGGTATtcggataggccggataccggatagttaccggatatccgtttcgtTTTACtgaaaacagacgagtagctcgtctggttcGACGACCGTTTGCCACGTtcgccaatgaatcagtcgagtcgtctagtttgtttggtGTGTATGTTCACCTTGTTGGTTCAAAACATCGGTATTCTTCGGGttgtttagactagtgatatattcgtgtgaagaaatatgagatctatagaaatcgcataaaccgtttacactagcaaGAACTTACATAATGAATACATTCATATTCTCGGTGAATtaaacaaaaggccaggtttattgatgaaaggagtgttcctcatccacgataatgcgcggccccattctgctcgcgtaactcaagagcaattgaaaaaaatcaaatggactgtgttcgagcatcctccttacttcacagacctcgcccctagcgactatcacttattcccggtgatgaaacagttCCTCTTCCGCcatctatcgccaatagtaagtagatttgtgggaagttatctgaccggattcatgcccggttgctcgacgacggtccagatttttacactgcggcagatcctccaaaagtgccgcgagtaccaGGTCCCTACACAGCACATCTCCcttgacttcaaggccgcatatgatacaatcgaccaacgacagctatggaggattatggacgaacacggcttttcccgaaagctgacaagactgattcaggcaacgatgaacggtgtgcggtgcagtgtgtggATCTCAGGTGACCTGTCGGAATCGTTTGAGACTCACGGGgggcttcgacaaggcgatagattctcctgtctgctcttcaacgtggcgctggaaggtgttatgcagagaacgggcttcaacatgcggggcatgattttcaacatgttttgtcagtttatctgcttcgctgacgacgtggacataatcggaagaacacatgcgacagtagccgacttgtatacccgactgaaacacgaaacaGGGCTGGTTGGGCTTGGGATCATTGcgtctaaatacatgctagcaggaggcactgatcgcaacagaattCTCCTTGGTAGTAGTGcagtgatcgacggcgacgaattcgaggtggtagaggaatttgtctaccttggttcGTTGATAAcgttgaaattcgaagacgtatagtcaatggaagtcgtgtctACTACGGGCTCCGCAAATCTTTGAGgcccaacaaactccgaccccgtacgaagtgtaccatgtacaaatccctaccAAATACaatcggttgttctctatgagcacgaagcatggacgatgcttgaagaggactcacaagcgcttggtgttatcgagtgctcagaacaatatacggtggtgtacagggaaatggaatatggagaaggagaatgaaccgcgcaactctacggcgaaccccgCATCCAGAAAATCGCCAAGACTGGACGAATGCGATGcgcaggacatgtt from Toxorhynchites rutilus septentrionalis strain SRP chromosome 3, ASM2978413v1, whole genome shotgun sequence encodes:
- the LOC129774791 gene encoding serine/threonine-protein kinase RIO3 translates to MSSPWGKIKSVETVDFSEIMSEEFARDLHERDKNQISERRLSESFRINNANDTVAGCSRSYNSSAVGSGSEVDESFITACGSAEATIPEDVLRAIEEADNKQVESDAEIAKLLQAQFDYEYDGELKREEDHRNKNSRVKISLKNYRMIPEGLLYDEAEEKPLDAKTDWDRFETNEKELKGIPRTGYKVNKQGEMVTKHNSDISGRKNACKVMSFPPEFSTGDGAGFDMKLSNTVFNQLKTHSKKSNKKHNKAHDRKENIATAEMGLDEPTRLILYKWINNQLLDSIDGIISTGKEAVILHGQTDPTNPNLKEGEVYPTEIAIKIFSTTLNQFKQRDRYIKDDFRFAGRFSKQNAKTVINMWAEKELHNLNRMKKYGILCPEIVTLKNNILVMSFIGENSIPAPKLKEADLNEAQLICAYEEIVEIMHKLYNEARLVHADFSEYNILWFNEQCWIIDVAQSVEPGHPGALEFLMRDCDNISTFFSKKGVTGVKSKEDLFFHITGLDPLTHNATILERIHMKGQPAHIVAAVDDNTPDHFKPVEYPFDYAWKKVEQYKKSKKGHQEIGNKCKTDAVKIPGGTVLPEENIAA